GCACTTTACCAAGGTGCGAGACCTCACGCTGTACGGCGTGGGCATCGGCGTGACCATCCTCGCCCTGGCCGCGGCGCCGACGATGATCGCAGCCGTGAGCGGTAGTTCGTTGGGCGACCTCAGCTGGCTGGTGGGCCTCAGCATCGTGGGCATGGCGGTCGGAGAAGCCATCGCCGGTCCGCTGGCCATGAGTCGCGTGGTGGGCGATTTGCCGCCGCGCTTCACCGGCCTCGCCGCGGGCGTGTGGCTGGCGACGTCCGCGGGAGCAGGCTGGCTGAGCTCCCTGGTCGGCAGCGTCGCTCCCGCCGCCAACAAGATCGTGCTCGCTCTGAGCGTGGTGGCCTGCTTGGTGGTCGGCATCGCGCTGGTGGCGCTCACCGGCTACCTGAAACGGAACCTCTACGAGCCGGCGAGCGGCGCCGAGTAGACCCGGAGCGGGATGCCGCCGCGGGGCCGCAGCGTGACCGACGGCATGAAGCGCAGCGTGCGCGTGACGGCCGGAGCTACCTCGAAGTGCGAGAGCAACGTGGCGAGCACGAGTACGGCTTCCGTCATCGCGAAGTGATTGCCGATGCACACTCGCGGGCCGCCGCCGAAGGGAAAGAACGCAAAGCGCGGGCGCTCCGTCTCCGAAAGCCAGCGCTCCGGCACGAAGGCCTCCGGTCGCTCGAACCAACGCGGGTCCCGGTGCGCCGACCACTGACACAGCGCCACTTCTGCGCCCTTCGGCACGCGGTAGTTGCCGATCTGGGTATCTACGGTGGCCTCCCGCCCAATCGCCCATGCCGGTGGGTAGAGCCGCATGGACTCCTTCACCACCGCGTCCGTGAAGCGGAGCGCCGCGAGATCCGCATAGCGCGCGCTGCGGCCGCCCAGAACCTCCCGAAGCTCCTGCCGCAGCCGTTTCATGTGCTGCGGGTGCTCCGCCAGCAAGAGCAGCGAGTAGGAAAGCGCCAGCGCGGTAGTCTCGTGGCCGGCGACGAACAGCGTCACGCACTCGTCGCGGAGCTGCTGATCGCTCATGCCCTTGCCGTCTTCGTCGTGGGCGGAGAGCAGGAGCGAGAGCAGATCGAAGGTGGGCTCTTCACTCCGGCGTCGCTGCTCGATGAACGAGCGCACCAGGTCGTCCAGCCGCGAAAGCGCGCGGCGAAAGCGCAAGTTGGTGGGCGTCGGAATGCCGGCGGGTAGTGGAATGCCGGTGCCGAACAGCCCGAGGTAGCGGCGCATCACGTGTTCCACGCCCTGGGACAGCTCCGCCCCGGCGTCTCCCATGTGGGCGCCGAACATGGTGATGGCCGCGATCTCGCTGGTGGTGTGCATCATGTCCACGTGCACGTCTCGCTGCTCGCCGTCTCTCCAACTCGCGAGCGTACGCTCCGCCTCCGCCACCATGGTGTCGGCGTAGGCCTCGATGCGCTGCTTGTGAAACGCCGGCTGCATCAAGCGCCGCTGGCGCTTCCACAGATCTCCCTCGCTGAGCAACAGGCCGTTGCCCAGGGAATCGGAGAGCGCGCGCGTGAACTTGTCCTTGATGAAATCGTGATGCCGCTTGATGAGCACCTCTTCCATCAGCTCTGGGTCGTGAACCACGAACAGATCTCGGCCGGGAAACGGCAGCCACACGACCTTTCCCAGAGTGCGGGACTCCGACAAGAACGTGAGCGGATCCTTCGCGAAGCGAATCGTCGTCAGCAGGCTGTTGCCGGGCATCTTGGTGGGCAGCACCGGTGCGTTCACGTCACCCTCCGTTCAATCGAGCGTGCGCGGCGCCGGCCGGTGCCGCTCGACGATGAAGAATGTGGGAGCGATCTGGGCGCCCGCAAGGGCGGAGTAGGCCTTTCCGAGATAAAGATCGTCGTTGTTTGCGTCCACCTGCCGCAGGTAGTCCCGCAAGAAGCTGCCCTCCCACAGGCGGTTATGCCCTTCACTGTAGTCGAGCAACAGCGCGCCCGGCTCCTTGTCGCCGCTCTCGGCCCGCCGCACACGATAGAAACCGAAGCGCTTCGGCGCGTCGTCTTCGGGCAAGCACTTCCAGGGCTCGGTCACTTTGCCCTGCACCACCGGGATGTTGTAGCCCCACACCTCGCCGCTCTTCAGGTAGAAGCCCTTCTTGAACTTCTGAAAGCCGCCGAGCTTGGTCACGAAGGGCTTGTTGAAGCCGCGCAGCTCCCAACCCACGAGCTTGTCCGTGTCCGGCGTGGTCCCCGCATCGAACAACCTCGAAAGCTCCTTGTTCGACAGCTTCGCCAGGTCCTCCAGGGTGCGCTTCATGACACCGGGACTACCACGTCTATTCATTCTTGTCGGGCCGCCGCGGAAACAGCGCGCAGAGAGGGCGCGGCGTTCGGCGCCGTTTCCGCGGCGCACCAACAAAATTCACGACTTCTCGCGCGACCGCAGAGCGCCTGGCCGAAGAGGATTGTCGAGCTCCGCAAGGTTGGGTGTGCTGCGAGTGGTTCGTTTCCAGGTTTCGGCCATCGGGAAGGAGGCCAAGAGCGGCGTCCGGTAGCGGACTGCCGAGCTTGCCATCGAGCAAGGGTCGAGTCGCGGCTAGGCGATGGGAAGTTGGAGCGAGGGCGTCGCGATTTGGCTGCGCGACCTCGTCATCGCGCGACTTCTGGTGCATCTCGCGCTCATCGAGAAACGACGGCTGCAGCTGGTGCGCGGGCTACTCGTCGCTCTACGATCTGTGCGTGCGCTGCCTCGGGATGAGCGAGGGCCAAGCGCATCACAGCGTTTCCAAAGCGCACCCGGCGAAGAGCATCCCGTCGCGCTGGAGATGGTCGCCGATGGCCGGCAAGTCCGACATCTTGATCGTACTCGCGCGCTGGTTTCCGAAGCCGGATGTTCCGGACCAGGTGAAGCCGCTGCGCACTGGCGGAAAGGGTCCGGCGCCCGGCTCGTCGTGACGTCATCGCGCTGGACCAAGGGCGTGGGCCTTGCCGGGGTGGACCCGCGGAATTGATGGGGTCTGGGGTGCACGGAAATCGGTTTACATAGCAACTGATCTAGGCGCGTCCGAAGCCCCTGATCGTTGCATTCGACAGGGTTCGGCAGGCTCGAGAAGGGCAGAAGGGGGACGCGCGGGGGTCTTTGGCGTAGGAAAATCAGTTTACATAGCAACCGATTTGGGGGCGACCGATCCCCCCTGATCGGCGAGCTCGAGCTGGGCCGGAGAGAGAGCCTGAAAGCGAAGCTCGAGCACGCCCAGGATCTGATGCGCCACGTGAGCCGGGAGCTGGAGGTCGTGGTCGAGCGGGCGCTCGACGCGCTGATCCGCGAGCTTTCGAAGAAGCGCTGGAGCGTTACGGACAAGCCGCGCCGCTCCCGCGGAACGAAGCCGGGCGAGCCCGGCCGTGCAGTCCGGCGCGAGGTGTACGAGCGCGACGGTGCCCAGTGCTGCTTCGTGTCGGAGTCCGGGGTGCGCTGCGTCGTGCGCTGGCGCTGCTCGTCCCGCGATAGGCGGGCTGCGCGGCTGATTCCGCGCCGAACCGACAAGCTACTTGCGCGTGACGCGCACGAGATCGTCGCCGCGGGGCGGCTCTGGCGCGGAGAGCGGCTCTTCCACCAGCTCGAAGCGGCCGTTGTCGAAGGGCTCGCCGGGGGCGGCGTCGCGGGGCACCAGGCGCTCGCGCAGGCCGCGCTTGGCCAGGGTGCGCGCCCGGTAGTGGCAGTAGGGGTTGTTGCCCGGGCGGCCGAGCAGCGCGTGGGCGGTGAAGGTGCAGC
This portion of the Polyangiaceae bacterium genome encodes:
- a CDS encoding cytochrome P450, whose translation is MNAPVLPTKMPGNSLLTTIRFAKDPLTFLSESRTLGKVVWLPFPGRDLFVVHDPELMEEVLIKRHHDFIKDKFTRALSDSLGNGLLLSEGDLWKRQRRLMQPAFHKQRIEAYADTMVAEAERTLASWRDGEQRDVHVDMMHTTSEIAAITMFGAHMGDAGAELSQGVEHVMRRYLGLFGTGIPLPAGIPTPTNLRFRRALSRLDDLVRSFIEQRRRSEEPTFDLLSLLLSAHDEDGKGMSDQQLRDECVTLFVAGHETTALALSYSLLLLAEHPQHMKRLRQELREVLGGRSARYADLAALRFTDAVVKESMRLYPPAWAIGREATVDTQIGNYRVPKGAEVALCQWSAHRDPRWFERPEAFVPERWLSETERPRFAFFPFGGGPRVCIGNHFAMTEAVLVLATLLSHFEVAPAVTRTLRFMPSVTLRPRGGIPLRVYSAPLAGS